Proteins encoded within one genomic window of Gigantopelta aegis isolate Gae_Host chromosome 2, Gae_host_genome, whole genome shotgun sequence:
- the LOC121377458 gene encoding neuronal acetylcholine receptor subunit alpha-10-like — MVTFTTFLASFFSMFFFHTLSAEIKEYQICINRSVPYLTDEQRLYSILMTDYDKNTRPVYNASHPVNVHVGITLTQVFDVDEKNQVLTTNIWLDQDWTDEKFQWDPADYNNLTMLRIPCHHIWKPDIVLYNSAEDYTNGYMQALAMVKHDGTVFWPPIVKFYSTCQIDITFFPFDDQVCRLKMGSWAYDGFQVNVFNRSNGIDLSNYVENGEWDLIRAKAVRNVVYYACCPEPFPDVTFTLHLRRRTLYYTYNVIIPCIMLSSLTLLVFWLSPDSGEKVTLGLTVLLAFSVFMLLIAENMPQTSTFIPLIGIYLTCVMTLTSLSVTLAVVVSNISIHGRKRTALPNWLQRIVLALAKIMCRKLYFVKSPNTNDPGEVIKFSCRRGKAFYRGAENHLSSDSGCGLIDFENGDPTPLRRCDRLPRRPQTRVHTDYEEILARLQELILKEDEKEDCLDICREWQEASEVIDRFMFWVFLFGTAASTIVLLIILPLTKKTNFE, encoded by the exons ATGGTGACGTTTACAACGTTTCTGGCCAGCTTCTTCAGTATGTTCTTCTTTCATACTCTGAGCGCAGAAATAAAAG AATACCAAATTTGTATAAATCGGAGTGTTCCATATTTGACAGATGAACAAAGGTTGTATTCTATTTTGATGACGGACTACGACAAAAACACACGACCAGTCTACAATGCGTCACATCCGGTTAATGTGCATGTTGGGATTACGTTGACTCAAGTTTTTGATGTG GATGAAAAGAATCAAGTTTTAACAACAAACATCTGGCTCGACCag GACTGGACAGATGAAAAATTCCAGTGGGACCCTGCGGACTATAACAATCTGACGATGCTGCGCATCCCCTGTCACCACATATGGAAACCCGATATCGTGCTCTACAACAG CGCTGAGGACTACACAAACGGCTACATGCAGGCGCTGGCCATGGTGAAACACGACGGCACCGTCTTCTGGCCGCCCATCGTCAAGTTCTACAGCACGTGTCAGATCGACATCACGTTCTTCCCCTTCGACGACCAGGTCTGCAGGCTGAAGATGGGATCCTGGGCCTACGACGGCTTCCAGGTGAACGTCTTCAACAGATCTAACGGCATCGACCTCTCCAACTACGTCGAGAACGGAGAGTGGGATCTCATCAGGGCAAAGGCCGTCAGAAATGTCGTGTATTACGCCTGCTGTCCGGAACCGTTTCCGGATGTGACGTTCACGTTGCACCTGCGCAGAAGGACGCTGTACTACACGTACAACGTGATAATACCGTGCATCATGCTGTCGTCCTTGACCCTGCTCGTGTTCTGGCTGTCGCCGGATAGTGGCGAGAAGGTCACACTAGGTCTCACTGTTTTGCTGGCCTTTTCGGTCTTCATGTTGCTTATAGCAGAAAATATGCCGCAGACGTCGACATTCATTCCGCTCATAG gaatttaCCTCACCTGTGTGATGACATTAACATCGCTGTCTGTAACACTAGCCGTCGTGGTGTCCAACATCAGCATTCACGGCAGGAAGAGGACAGCCCTTCCCAATTGGTTGCAAAGGATTGTGCTCGCTCTGGCCAAAATCATGTGTCGCaaattatattttgtgaaatCCCCCAACACAAACGACCCTGGTGAGGTCATAAAGTTCTCCTGCAGACGTGGGAAAGCATTCTACAGAGGAGCTGAGAACCATCTGTCCAGCGACTCCGGTTGCGGCTTGATTGACTTCGAAAATGGCGATCCGACGCCACTACGCAGGTGTGACCGGTTACCGAGGAGGCCTCAAACTCGTGTGCACACAGACTACGAGGAGATTCTAGCTCGACTTCAGGAGCTGATTTTGAAGGAGGACGAGAAGGAAGACTGTCTGGATATCTGCCGCGAGTGGCAGGAGGCCTCGGAGGTCATCGACAGATTCATGTTCTGGGTGTTCCTCTTCGGGACGGCCGCTTCCACAATCGTGCTACTTATTATCTTGCCGCTCACAAAGAAAACCAACTTTGAATGA